The Vulpes lagopus strain Blue_001 chromosome 14, ASM1834538v1, whole genome shotgun sequence genome window below encodes:
- the LOC121475726 gene encoding carbonic anhydrase 5B, mitochondrial-like, whose translation MRPGQGDLRLRNPASAVNVPLLPPSGVHLYTLIDAWGSEHTVDSKCYLAELHLVHWNAVKFENFEDAALEERGLAVIGVFLKLGKHHQELQKLVDTLPSVKHKDTLVEFGSFDPSCLMPACPDYWTYSGSLTTPPLSESVTWIIKKQSVEVDHDQLEQFRTLLFTSEGEKEKRMVDNFRPLQPLMNCTVRSSFRHDYILNIQAKPQFSASQVTP comes from the exons ATGCGCCCTGGGCAAGGTGACCTGAGGCTCCGTAACCCCGCCAGCGCCGTCAATGTTCCGCTCCTCCCAC CGTCCGGTGTTCACTTGTACACACTCATCGATGCTTGGGGCTCTGAGCATACTGTGGACAGCAAATGTTACCTGGCAGAGCTGCACTTGGTGCATTGGAATGCAGTCAAATTTGAAAACTTTGAGGATGCAGCACTAGAAGAACGTGGTTTGGCTGTAATAGGAGTATTTTTAAAGTTAGGCAAACATCACCAAGAACTACAGAAATTGGTGGATACCTTGCCATCAGTCAAGCATAAGGACACCCTTGTGGAATTTGGGTCATTCGATCCTTCTTGCCTGATGCCTGCCTGCCCAGATTACTGGACCTACTCAGGGTCCCTGACTACCCCTCCACTCTCTGAGTCTGTCACCTGGATCATTAAGAAGCAGTCCGTAGAGGTTGATCATGATCAGCTTGAGCAGTTTCGGACTCTGCTTTTCACAtcagagggggagaaggagaaaagaatggtgGACAATTtccgccccctccagcccctgatGAATTGCACTGTCCGTTCTTCCTTCCGTCATGATTATATACTGAATATACAAGCGAAACCCCAGTTTTCAGCTAGCCAAGTGACCCCTTGA